A genomic segment from Mycoplasma sp. 1018B encodes:
- a CDS encoding MGA_1079 family surface serine endopeptidase, protein MKLKFKKYFSLLSLSSLSFIVLASSCTNENEEKIDSSLIFAQTKINFNYQQDEIINDKIDPNLIEYSILDNQYQMKVINLQIGQIDKANGVINFTYNLTFNYKKQTYTSLVRIAQLTNLTFVDEQKNNKENNQSDEMQIKETLNNINVTFSLDDSNILASNVQIEQIKNNLKELDSTLTITNLNILQANDTTGQLIIEYTLEKLVNNEKYQVKKHFTINNLQTKNDQNTKELINKEKERLDELLNNLELTYNNAQEILPSENQKDSFSLINTLDQANLKILAIKNINDQNGSLDLEIQIQSTKENLQKVTSNTRTINLNIFDNINKRNDKKIKELKEKLNNLEISFDYVNKSNILASQAQLDNLIYEKNLDDNIKISNIEFIEQNDTLNQVKLTYTLSVSYLKQTLENVKYFTIENFKSLEKYNQEQKQKELHDEKNRLNHLINTLNLDYQNKAQTLPSQVQTDKFIFNSQNNDFELQIINIEEKNDTKGTLKVAYKLLSLKNNLENVSSNIHVIELNDFNNLEKLQNQYKLMLNQIAQDKQVSKIFLYCKGNFKDFKASNVLQNDLVALFNPQQKNIYIQIKEIKANDDIGSLEIKYQLSTQVEQMLIKSDIWSAIMFGFKTNDNANHEAINEELKRLNANNFDFNYPNKNQTYALDAKAEQFTTNSNDQIKLVEPKIIEQVNQEAKVTLQYRLKSLKTNLNAEIISDILTKEISGFKQGLSLEQLITNEKEKLNKTNFTFDYPNKENTFTEEAKLEKIQITTNNNYQNEELKNLTHDLKTNSISFEYQIFIENFYGQKISSNVKKVTISGFKNKQAFENQNSVDTFLASYTITENPLINQDLNIKLYSTSISEQNAPYFLNLANDKEINLKIKNIKIDDNNLNQISLTLVAQKGDYTKEEQRTFTFKNDVTSLTNGLSFNSIEELYDVDYAFLNSLAGNDLRNKTNLLNSAFSKKVEKLNNLFDYEINWQKSKNDISQVEKKVRDVNRQEKNAKVFVLKWNLVVDVKLNGKTIRSFSNFKTADNRNQHDYFGGNYLYTYLINDDFNVTYKPSQYYLTNAKFNNNKTDEFLLTYINNTAKEIKNTNDKYKDVIIEGRNATLNQNDAINKELFKEIVLKSFDFELNGWKIEEVVSYLNNENDKFNYFYVQPNNLIKLLLKLTKNDQVVYFPLIFNNFNYDIHQLEDAFFVNLISGNNISKILSQVKFKKENDTHQNYLASKIYDNLNDFYELPSNGRYQIKFLTKDQTTLGSPIRPVNHFDDAKGETIVQFGLFENGQYTGISTLGYTLKYFKTREHSDFYPENKWFNVDDFNDDTKYTKPEENIINEINKINSTNFIYNFVQGSPNNEKDLRTRRTLDPKLLVEQKAYAQLNHLLTMINNNSSQKQHDLLKNNTDSVNNVNINNLLRDYYVYYYDVKSSKANSLTFKLGFINKTNNNLRYSSNKEIVLENLYNDYQLEAYPEALINKITLQNFKFKSETLKKQNTSSLISYFNTNKKIDNDYFTIAEIDYNNWKLPNWNNLEIAEVKNIKNRIFIRLKYSKYIFPQYANSTKNILGDTWYEIGHFSDWTDDNLTDEQILNFLTVQHNMKKVFLANGKILRQRKIKLNYKDNYFDLSKNKKEITWLFKKDYYEPLLKQNKVTNAKINFEFFTNILYLDENRYNRVLDSKQNLNITLDWNELVKQKTLIFKKETQSVNNIKIDFTLSFTLNEEGIHFSYKLDDDNDYLIVANNIAETLYYHQKTLPEVKFDKNKAIYFNQNFGTNVNIQYQNEIENEIFSKYQSNKFDYQNLSITPENMPFYIYNEGYNHGELFKYNPNENLIYKWHEGYKPSVEFMHLSYKDQRIKDVNNRVLAFNNGSSLMLGKVNKDEKDGKYYFITNNHVVNNNNTIETPWENAWKTNANFTLNGTNKHVISADDQKGVDNENATSTPIFTFWTGYKQYNNDGEIHVDSKNKLAVLPDLSTYMIDVNNIINNLKKQGKFSAALWFENLKKLPNLGISDYNKDNITYFLEMHKAVNKKPSFENKLNFSTNRLMTGFPGYKQIGYIYNDSTIGIARESYQRTSVETSYAPIFFRGGLSGTGVVDDRGNYITSLNAASFYNFSTSYYNYSVAWNKDKNKYEKFNWFGFAPNIEQLYKLANKNSLASTFLKLSAWDSTIEIPEWVFNPKQLHKN, encoded by the coding sequence ATGAAATTAAAATTTAAAAAATATTTTTCCTTGCTTAGTTTGTCTTCCTTATCATTCATTGTTTTAGCAAGTAGTTGTACTAATGAAAATGAAGAAAAAATTGATAGTTCATTAATTTTTGCACAAACAAAAATCAATTTTAATTATCAGCAAGACGAAATTATTAATGATAAAATTGATCCTAATTTAATTGAATATTCAATTTTAGATAATCAATATCAAATGAAAGTGATCAATTTACAAATAGGACAAATTGATAAAGCCAATGGAGTAATTAACTTTACTTATAATTTAACTTTTAATTATAAAAAACAAACTTACACTAGTTTAGTAAGAATTGCGCAATTAACTAATTTAACTTTTGTTGATGAACAAAAGAATAATAAAGAAAACAATCAAAGTGATGAAATGCAAATTAAAGAAACATTAAATAATATTAATGTTACTTTTTCATTGGATGATTCAAATATTTTAGCTTCAAATGTTCAAATTGAACAAATTAAAAATAATCTTAAAGAATTAGATTCAACTTTAACAATTACTAATTTAAACATTTTACAAGCAAATGATACAACTGGTCAATTAATAATTGAATATACTTTAGAAAAATTAGTTAATAATGAAAAGTATCAAGTTAAAAAACATTTTACAATCAATAATTTACAAACAAAAAATGATCAAAATACTAAAGAATTAATAAATAAAGAAAAAGAACGTTTAGATGAGCTTTTAAATAATCTTGAATTAACTTATAATAATGCTCAAGAAATTTTACCTTCAGAAAATCAAAAAGATTCTTTTTCGTTAATTAATACTTTAGATCAAGCTAATTTAAAAATTTTAGCTATTAAAAATATTAATGATCAAAATGGTTCATTAGATCTAGAAATTCAAATACAAAGTACAAAAGAAAATTTACAAAAAGTAACATCTAATACTAGAACTATTAATTTAAATATTTTTGATAACATTAATAAACGCAATGATAAAAAAATAAAAGAACTTAAAGAAAAATTAAATAACTTAGAAATTAGTTTTGATTATGTCAATAAAAGTAATATTTTAGCTTCACAAGCACAATTAGATAATTTAATTTATGAAAAAAATCTTGATGATAACATTAAAATTTCTAACATAGAATTTATAGAACAAAACGATACTTTAAATCAAGTCAAATTAACTTATACTTTAAGCGTTTCTTATTTAAAACAAACTTTAGAAAATGTTAAATATTTTACTATTGAAAATTTTAAATCCTTAGAAAAATATAATCAAGAACAAAAACAAAAAGAATTACATGATGAAAAAAATAGATTAAATCATTTAATAAATACTTTAAATCTTGATTATCAAAATAAAGCACAAACATTACCTTCGCAAGTACAAACAGATAAATTTATTTTCAATTCTCAAAATAATGACTTTGAATTGCAAATTATAAATATAGAAGAAAAAAATGATACTAAAGGAACTTTAAAAGTTGCTTATAAACTTCTTTCTTTAAAAAATAACTTAGAAAATGTTTCTTCAAATATTCATGTTATTGAATTAAATGATTTTAATAATTTAGAAAAATTACAAAATCAATATAAACTAATGTTGAATCAAATAGCTCAAGATAAACAAGTTTCTAAAATCTTTTTATATTGCAAGGGCAATTTTAAAGATTTTAAAGCTTCAAATGTTTTGCAAAATGATTTAGTAGCTTTATTTAATCCTCAACAAAAAAATATTTACATTCAAATTAAAGAAATTAAAGCTAATGATGATATTGGTTCTTTAGAAATTAAATATCAATTATCTACACAAGTAGAACAGATGTTAATTAAAAGTGATATTTGATCAGCAATAATGTTTGGTTTTAAAACTAACGATAATGCTAATCATGAGGCTATAAATGAAGAATTAAAACGTTTAAATGCTAATAATTTTGACTTTAATTATCCTAATAAAAATCAAACTTATGCATTAGATGCTAAAGCAGAACAGTTTACAACTAATTCTAATGATCAAATAAAATTAGTCGAACCAAAAATAATTGAACAAGTTAATCAAGAAGCTAAAGTAACTTTACAATATCGTTTAAAAAGTTTAAAAACTAATTTAAATGCTGAAATAATTAGTGATATTTTAACTAAAGAAATATCTGGATTTAAACAAGGTTTATCTTTAGAGCAATTAATAACTAATGAAAAAGAAAAATTAAATAAAACTAATTTTACTTTTGATTATCCTAATAAAGAAAATACTTTTACCGAAGAAGCTAAATTAGAAAAAATTCAAATTACAACAAATAATAATTATCAAAATGAAGAGTTAAAAAATCTTACTCATGATTTAAAAACAAATAGTATAAGTTTTGAATATCAAATTTTTATAGAAAATTTTTATGGACAAAAAATATCTTCAAATGTTAAAAAAGTTACTATTTCAGGATTTAAAAATAAACAAGCTTTTGAAAATCAAAATAGTGTGGATACTTTTTTAGCATCTTATACAATTACTGAAAATCCTTTAATTAATCAAGATTTAAATATTAAACTTTATTCAACTAGTATTTCAGAACAAAACGCTCCTTATTTTTTAAATTTAGCAAATGATAAAGAAATAAATTTAAAAATTAAAAATATCAAAATAGATGATAATAATTTAAATCAAATTAGTTTAACTTTAGTAGCTCAAAAGGGTGATTATACTAAAGAAGAACAAAGAACATTTACTTTTAAAAATGATGTAACTTCTTTAACTAATGGTTTAAGTTTTAACTCAATTGAAGAATTATATGATGTAGATTATGCTTTTTTAAATTCTTTAGCAGGAAATGATTTAAGAAATAAAACTAATTTGTTAAATAGTGCTTTTAGTAAAAAAGTAGAAAAATTAAATAATTTATTTGATTATGAAATTAATTGACAAAAATCAAAAAATGATATTAGTCAAGTAGAAAAAAAAGTTAGAGATGTTAATCGTCAAGAAAAAAATGCTAAAGTTTTTGTTTTAAAATGAAATTTAGTTGTTGATGTTAAATTAAATGGTAAAACTATTAGAAGTTTTAGTAATTTCAAAACTGCAGACAATAGAAATCAGCACGATTATTTTGGCGGTAATTATTTATATACTTATTTAATTAATGATGATTTTAATGTCACATATAAACCTAGTCAATATTATTTAACTAATGCTAAATTTAATAACAATAAAACTGATGAATTTTTATTAACATACATAAATAATACTGCAAAAGAAATTAAAAATACTAATGATAAATATAAAGATGTGATAATAGAAGGTAGAAATGCTACTTTAAACCAAAATGATGCTATTAATAAAGAATTATTTAAAGAAATAGTTCTAAAAAGTTTTGATTTTGAATTAAATGGTTGAAAAATAGAAGAAGTAGTTAGTTATTTAAATAATGAAAATGACAAATTTAATTACTTTTATGTTCAACCAAATAATTTAATTAAGTTATTATTAAAATTAACTAAAAATGATCAAGTAGTTTATTTCCCTTTAATTTTTAATAATTTTAACTATGATATCCATCAACTAGAAGATGCTTTCTTTGTAAATTTAATTTCAGGAAATAATATTTCCAAAATATTATCACAAGTTAAATTTAAAAAAGAAAATGATACGCACCAAAATTATTTAGCTTCAAAAATTTATGATAATTTAAATGATTTTTATGAATTACCTTCTAATGGACGTTATCAAATAAAATTTTTAACTAAAGATCAAACTACTTTAGGTTCCCCTATTAGGCCAGTAAATCACTTTGATGATGCTAAAGGTGAAACAATTGTACAATTTGGTTTATTTGAAAATGGTCAATATACAGGCATTAGTACATTAGGTTATACTCTAAAATATTTTAAAACCAGAGAACATAGTGATTTTTATCCTGAAAATAAATGATTTAATGTTGATGATTTTAATGATGATACTAAATATACAAAACCAGAAGAAAATATTATTAATGAAATAAATAAAATCAATAGTACTAATTTTATTTATAATTTCGTGCAAGGTTCACCGAATAATGAAAAAGATTTAAGAACCAGAAGAACTTTAGATCCTAAATTATTAGTTGAACAAAAAGCTTATGCTCAATTGAATCATTTATTGACAATGATTAATAACAATAGTTCACAAAAACAACATGATTTGCTTAAAAACAATACTGATTCAGTAAATAATGTTAATATTAATAATTTATTAAGAGATTATTATGTTTATTATTATGATGTTAAGTCTTCAAAAGCTAATAGTTTAACTTTTAAATTAGGCTTTATTAATAAAACAAATAACAATTTAAGATATAGTTCTAATAAAGAAATTGTTTTGGAAAATCTTTATAATGATTATCAATTAGAAGCTTATCCTGAAGCTCTTATTAATAAAATTACTTTGCAAAATTTTAAATTTAAAAGTGAAACACTTAAAAAACAAAATACTTCTAGTTTAATTAGTTATTTTAATACTAATAAAAAAATTGATAATGATTATTTTACTATTGCAGAAATTGATTATAACAATTGAAAATTACCTAATTGAAATAATTTAGAAATAGCTGAAGTAAAAAATATTAAAAATAGAATTTTTATCAGACTAAAATATTCAAAATATATTTTTCCACAATATGCCAATAGTACTAAAAATATTTTAGGTGATACATGATATGAAATTGGACATTTTAGTGATTGAACAGATGATAATTTGACTGATGAACAAATTTTAAACTTTTTAACTGTTCAACATAATATGAAAAAAGTCTTTTTAGCAAATGGTAAAATTTTAAGACAAAGAAAAATTAAATTAAATTACAAAGATAATTATTTTGATTTAAGCAAAAATAAAAAAGAAATAACATGATTATTTAAAAAAGATTATTATGAACCATTATTAAAACAAAATAAAGTAACTAATGCTAAAATTAATTTTGAATTTTTTACCAATATTTTATATTTAGATGAAAATCGTTATAACAGAGTTTTAGATTCTAAACAAAATTTAAATATTACTTTAGATTGAAATGAATTAGTAAAACAAAAAACTCTTATTTTTAAAAAAGAAACTCAAAGCGTTAATAATATTAAAATTGATTTTACTTTAAGTTTTACTTTAAATGAAGAAGGTATTCATTTTAGTTATAAATTAGATGATGATAATGATTATTTAATAGTTGCAAATAATATAGCTGAAACTCTTTATTATCATCAAAAAACTTTACCAGAAGTTAAATTCGATAAAAATAAAGCAATTTATTTTAATCAAAATTTTGGAACTAATGTTAACATTCAATACCAAAATGAAATTGAAAATGAAATTTTTAGTAAATATCAAAGCAACAAATTTGATTATCAAAATTTAAGTATAACTCCTGAGAATATGCCTTTTTATATTTATAATGAAGGCTATAATCATGGTGAATTATTTAAATATAACCCTAATGAAAATTTAATTTATAAATGACACGAAGGATATAAACCTTCAGTTGAATTTATGCATTTAAGTTATAAAGATCAAAGAATTAAAGATGTTAATAATCGAGTTTTAGCCTTTAATAATGGTTCTTCTTTAATGCTTGGTAAAGTTAATAAAGATGAAAAAGATGGCAAATATTACTTTATTACTAATAATCATGTGGTTAATAACAATAATACAATTGAAACACCTTGAGAAAATGCCTGAAAAACAAATGCTAATTTCACTTTAAATGGAACTAATAAACATGTTATTTCGGCTGATGATCAAAAAGGCGTAGACAATGAAAATGCTACTTCTACACCAATTTTTACTTTCTGAACAGGATATAAACAATATAATAATGACGGCGAAATACATGTTGATAGTAAAAATAAATTAGCTGTTTTACCTGATTTATCTACTTACATGATTGATGTTAATAATATTATTAATAATCTTAAAAAACAAGGTAAATTTAGTGCTGCTTTATGATTTGAAAATCTGAAAAAATTACCAAATTTAGGCATAAGCGATTACAATAAAGATAATATTACTTACTTTTTAGAAATGCATAAAGCTGTTAATAAAAAACCTAGTTTTGAAAATAAATTGAATTTTTCAACTAATCGTTTAATGACAGGTTTTCCTGGTTATAAACAAATTGGTTATATTTATAATGATAGTACTATAGGAATAGCAAGAGAAAGTTATCAAAGAACTTCTGTAGAAACTAGTTATGCTCCAATATTCTTTAGAGGCGGTTTAAGTGGTACGGGAGTAGTAGATGATAGAGGTAATTATATTACTAGTTTAAATGCTGCATCATTCTATAATTTTTCTACTTCATATTACAATTATTCTGTAGCTTGAAATAAAGATAAAAATAAATATGAAAAATTTAATTGATTTGGTTTTGCTCCTAATATTGAACAACTATATAAATTAGCTAATAAAAATTCTCTTGCTTCAACTTTTTTAAAATTAAGTGCTTGAGACAGTACAATTGAAATACCTGAATGAGTATTTAATCCTAAACAATTACACAAAAATTAA